A single Aspergillus chevalieri M1 DNA, chromosome 3, nearly complete sequence DNA region contains:
- a CDS encoding putative JmjC domain protein (COG:B,T;~EggNog:ENOG410PI7T;~InterPro:IPR041667,IPR003347;~PFAM:PF13621), which translates to MPQRPTQEMSTSLSSVVAHALSTIAEPTPEDPIRQCTKHNLNALHDILFKRHDLALNLADAKLRVFPFKDVDTCWRRLYTDASIVKACLVIVENCGALDDEGDNNGKGKYKTGKELCTRWVERLLEQGSGATIKWKIHPNAWLSPTIHMLDKALIMTGAPLREALIESLLSTLQAATSQTANAQDEESDDSDCYHAAKRRKFSPPLFPPDTTPSMRLKSPIPRLSAPSFDAIEHHIQDVRTPLVITDAVEHWPAMSARPWSSRDYWMDRTFGGKRLVPVEVGRSYTDEGWGQKIMEFGEFVDRFVWRDETMSGEDSGQTGYMAQHDLLSQIPALRKDICIPDYCYVDPPTPEPGTPVYLKKQQEQAEKAKANGAKDSEGQNGTNGHGSNRRNSESSEISLPGDPIINTWIGPAWTISPLHHDPYHNILVQVVGAKYVRLYSPRTPASQIYPRGMEAVTSSPTKTQAGPQEQEPNHQLIDMSNTSQVDLTSIELSPAEEDQWDALWPGFLQAEYVETVLKEGECLYIPVGWWHYVRGLKAGVSVSFWWE; encoded by the coding sequence ATGCCTCAACGGCCTACTCAAGAGATGTCCACATCTCTCTCATCCGTGGTAGCCCACGCCCTCTCCACCATCGCCGAACCAACCCCCGAGGACCCCATACGCCAGTGCACAAAACACAACCTCAACGCCCTCCACGACATCCTATTCAAACGCCATGATCTAGCCCTCAACCTCGCCGACGCGAAACTACGCGTTTTCCCCTTCAAAGATGTGGATACTTGCTGGAGACGACTGTACACGGACGCGAGTATCGTGAAAGCCTGTCTGGTGATTGTTGAGAACTGCGGGGCGCTGGACGACGAGGGGGATAATAATGGGAAGGGAAAATATAAGACGGGGAAGGAACTTTGCACGCGGTGGGTTGAGAGGCTATTGGAGCAGGGGAGTGGTGCGACGATAAAGTGGAAGATTCACCCCAACGCGTGGTTATCACCGACTATCCATATGCTCGATAAAGCGTTAATAATGACCGGTGCGCCGTTACGCGAAGCACTCATCGAAAGCCTCCTATCTACTCTCCAAGCTGCTACGTCACAAACCGCAAACGCCCAAGATGAAGAAAGCGATGACTCGGATTGCTACCACGCTGCTAAACGCAGGAAGTTCTCCCCTCCGCTCTTCCCACCAGATACGACTCCGTCCATGCGCTTGAAATCTCCGATCCCCCGTCTCTCAGCGCCCTCGTTCGACGCCATCGAGCACCATATACAGGATGTCCGGACGCCGCTGGTAATAACGGATGCGGTGGAGCATTGGCCCGCCATGTCGGCGAGGCCTTGGTCGTCACGGGATTACTGGATGGATCGGACGTTTGGTGGTAAGCGGCTGGTTCCTGTGGAGGTTGGGAGGTCGTATACAGATGAGGGATGGGGGCAGAAGATCATGGAGTTTGGGGAGTTTGTGGATAGGTTTGTTTGGAGGGATGAGACAATGTCGGGGGAGGATTCTGGTCAGACTGGGTATATGGCGCAGCATGATCTTTTGTCGCAGATTCCAGCGTTGAGGAAGGATATTTGCATACCAGATTATTGCTATGTTGATCCTCCAACGCCGGAACCAGGGACGCCGGTCTACCTGAAGAAGCAGCAGGAACAGGCAGAGAAGGCCAAAGCGAATGGCGCGAAAGACTCCGAAGGACAAAACGGAACAAACGGCCACGGCAGCAACCGAAGAAACTCAGAATCTTCGGAAATAAGCCTCCCAGGCGACCCTATAATCAACACCTGGATCGGCCCCGCATGGACTATATCACCCCTCCACCACGACCCATACCACAATATTCTTGTCCAGGTAGTGGGCGCCAAATACGTTCGTCTATATTCACCGCGCACGCCAGCCTCTCAAATCTATCCTCGGGGAATGGAAGCCGTCACTTCATCCCCTACAAAGACTCAAGCAGGACCCCAAGAACAAGAGCCAAACCACCAGCTCATTGACATGTCGAATACGTCGCAGGTCGACTTGACATCCATTGAGCTTTCCCCGGCTGAAGAAGACCAGTGGGATGCACTCTGGCCTGGGTTTTTGCAGGCGGAATATGTCGAGACTGTGCTCAAGGAAGGGGAATGTCTTTACATACCAGTTGGATGGTGGCATTACGTCCGGGGATTGAAGGCGGGTGTCAGTGTTAGTTTTTGGTGGGAGTAG
- a CDS encoding LamB/YcsF family protein (COG:S;~EggNog:ENOG410PNN3;~InterPro:IPR011330,IPR005501;~PFAM:PF03746;~go_function: GO:0003824 - catalytic activity [Evidence IEA];~go_process: GO:0005975 - carbohydrate metabolic process [Evidence IEA]): MPPIQQKALINVDLGEAYGNWSLGPDLELLPMIDIANVACGFHGGDPLIMMDTIRNCKAHNVQVGAHPGLPDLQGFGRREMKLSPEELTAITIYQVGALKGFLDREGVPLNHVKPHGVLYGMMCRDYEVAKAVMEGIPKGIPVFGLAGTNMERAANDLGIEFWAELYGDVKYDSRGMLVIDRKKKPWDLGHAERHIRQQIEDSSVTAVDGTVVQLQLKNYPLSMCCHSDSPGCLEIVSTARRVADEFNQKHGHK, from the exons ATGCCTCCGATTCAACAAAAAGCATTAATCAATGTTGATCTGGGAGAAGCT TACGGCAACTGGTCCCTCGGACCCGACCTCGAGCTCCTCCCCATGATCGATATCGCCAACGTCGCCTGTGGCTTTCACGGCGGCGATCCCCTGATCATGATGGACACCATCCGCAACTGCAAAGCCCACAACGTCCAAGTAGGAGCACACCCGGGCCTACCGGATCTCCAAGGTTTCGGACGACGGGAAATGAAGCTCTCGCCCGAGGAACTAACGGCGATCACCATCTACCAAGTCGGAGCGTTAAAGGGCTTCCTAGACCGTGAAGGCGTGCCTCTCAACCACGTCAAGCCCCATGGGGTGCTGTATGGGATGATGTGTCGTGATTATGAGGTGGCTAAGGCTGTTATGGAGGGGATTCCCAAGGGCATTCCAGTGTTCGGTCTTGCGGGGACGAATATGGAGCGTGCCGCCAATGATTTGGGGATTGAATTCTGGGCCGAACTTTATGGTGACGTCAAGTACGATTCGCGGGGGATGTTGGTGATTGACCGTAAGAAAAAGCCGTGGGATCTGGGCCACGCTGAGAGACACATTCGCCAGCAGATCGAGGATAGTTCGGTCACGGCGGTTGATGGGACGGTGGTGCAGTTGCAGTTGAAGAACTACCCTCTGTCCATGTGCTGCCATTCGGATTCGCCAGGGTGCTTGGAGATTGTCAGCACAGCACGAAGGGTGGCAGATGAGTTTAACCAGAAGCATGGACATAAATAA
- a CDS encoding uncharacterized protein (COG:S;~EggNog:ENOG410Q2KG), whose amino-acid sequence MPDPAEPPNFHSPANIFLQKEVYRLGSQPGLRSLPPSPERDFITLTWGPVIYRTTYAPESQRLILLYLRGLNEAIRKSLPRVLEGSPEQLARLEQCYSSKVFSSQETLHGVDEGFVREAFHDWKVALSVPAIELPVRLRVCMLIDDAMLAAMTGIVDEASREAEDADMSRCPIRVIEENFPDVNHPESVSAAEDEPYSGSTTVVLGALVEMYDGMRQGKSLADYHKQGRVYLGDGMWT is encoded by the coding sequence ATGCCAGACCCAGCCGAGCCCCCAAACTTTCATTCCCCAGCCAACATCTTCCTGCAAAAGGAAGTCTACCGTCTAGGCTCCCAACCCGGACTCCGCTCCCTCCCTCCCAGTCCCGAACGCGACTTCATCACCTTAACCTGGGGCCCTGTGATCTACCGCACTACATATGCCCCAGAATCTCAGCGCCTCATCTTACTTTACCTACGCGGCCTGAACGAGGCAATCCGTAAATCACTCCCGCGTGTTTTAGAAGGGAGTCCCGAGCAGCTCGCACGGCTTGAACAATGTTACTCGTCTAAGGTGTTTAGTTCGCAGGAGACATTGCATGGGGTTGATGAGGGGTTTGTCCGGGAGGCATTTCATGATTGGAAGGTTGCACTGTCTGTACCGGCTATTGAGCTGCCCGTACGGTTGAGGGTGTGTATGCTGATCGACGATGCGATGTTGGCGGCGATGACGGGGATAGTGGATGAAGCGTCGAGGGAGGCTGAGGATGCGGATATGTCACGGTGTCCTATAAGGGTCATTGAGGAAAATTTTCCGGATGTCAATCATCCTGAGTCTGTGTCGGCTGCCGAGGATGAGCCCTATTCCGGATCTACGACGGTGGTGCTGGGGGCACTGGTTGAGATGTATGATGGGATGAGGCAGGGAAAAAGTCTGGCGGACTACCATAAACAGGGACGTGTCTATCTGGGTGATGGGATGTGGACATGA
- a CDS encoding putative CUE domain protein (COG:S;~EggNog:ENOG410PK17;~InterPro:IPR027450,IPR032854,IPR037151,IPR005123;~PFAM:PF13532;~go_function: GO:0016491 - oxidoreductase activity [Evidence IEA];~go_function: GO:0051213 - dioxygenase activity [Evidence IEA];~go_process: GO:0006281 - DNA repair [Evidence IEA];~go_process: GO:0006307 - DNA dealkylation involved in DNA repair [Evidence IEA];~go_process: GO:0035552 - oxidative single-stranded DNA demethylation [Evidence IEA];~go_process: GO:0055114 - oxidation-reduction process [Evidence IEA]) — MDAFVSRKRPRLAQSPQPSTPPTSTTSSDEESTEVKLALLLSVFPNVKQEALLDTLVSCGGSVKGASSVLSTPQNQQQQQRRTASMEPATTTTSSSKKRATPSRIQTSLLSHLKPSPKPNANLPFPRKPQRQEQLLTRKGRTLHLYTPQDIATHTPCTIIHNFLPTHTATALLQELLHESPHFSRHRFQLFERTVQSPHSASVYVSTPEEYRQQTSEYTYGGTYRSNVRQVTPHMRDVSAKVQDAVNEEIRRRIRDVYPGGEKLRYQSPKTWRPNAAFVNCYDGPAESVGFHSDELTYLGPRAVIGSLSLGVEREFRVRRVVADDDGDDDSDTTAQKQKQNARADAQGQISIHLPHNSLLVMHAEMQEEWKHAITPAKTVNPHPVSGNRRINITYRWYRDSLHPRCTPKCRCGTHAILRCAQRKRGTRGRYMWMCYAVFAPGGKGCSFFQWAEFDDDGEPLWANKPTEEQAPTLTNFVASQSSDDKGR, encoded by the coding sequence ATGGACGCTTTTGtctccaggaagaggccccgGTTGGCCCAGTCGCCCCAGCCATCGACTCCACCGACATCCACGACATCGTCCGACGAGGAATCGACGGAGGTGAAATTGGCATTGCTCTTGTCCGTTTTCCCTAATGTAAAGCAGGAAGCTCTGCTGGATACTCTGGTCTCATGCGGTGGCTCTGTCAAAGGGGCTTCATCAGTCCTCTCGACACCGCAgaatcagcagcagcagcagcgacgAACAGCCAGCATGGAGCCCGCTACAACGACAACAAGCTCCTCAAAGAAACGAGCCACACCCTCCAGAATCCAAACATCCCTCCTCTCACACTTAAAACCGTCCCCAAAACCCAACGCCAACCTTCCATTCCCAAGAAAACCCCAACGACAAGAACAACTCCTCACCCGCAAAGGTCGGACCCTCCACCTCTACACCCCCCAAGACATAGCCACCCACACCCCCTGTACAATAATCCACAACTTCCTCCCCACCCACACAGCAACCGCCCTCCTCCAAGAACTCCTGCACGAATCCCCACACTTCTCCCGCCACAGATTCCAACTCTTCGAACGGACAGTACAAAGCCCGCACTCTGCTAGTGTCTACGTTTCTACTCCCGAGGAATACCGCCAGCAAACATCTGAGTATACATACGGTGGAACATACCGGTCGAATGTTCGGCAGGTCACGCCGCATATGCGCGACGTCTCAGCGAAAGTGCAGGATGCCGTGAACGAAGAAATAAGGAGGCGGATCCGGGATGTTTATCCCGGGGGAGAGAAATTAAGGTATCAGTCGCCGAAGACGTGGAGGCCTAATGCGGCGTTTGTGAATTGCTATGATGGACCAGCGGAGAGCGTGGGGTTTCATTCGGATGAGTTGACGTATTTGGGGCCGAGGGCTGTCATTGGGAGTTTGAGTTTGGGGGTTGAGAGGGAGTTTCGGGTTCGGAGGGTTGTTGCTGATGATGACGGTGACGACGATAGTGATACAACGGCACAAAAGCAGAAACAGAATGCACGTGCGGATGCCCAGGGACAGATCTCCATTCATCTACCCCACAACTCCCTTCTAGTCATGCATGCGGAGATGCAAGAGGAGTGGAAACATGCCATCACCCCGGCTAAGACTGTGAATCCGCATCCTGTGTCTGGGAATCGGCGGATAAACATCACTTATCGTTGGTATCGCGACTCCCTTCATCCGCGGTGTACCCCAAAGTGTCGTTGTGGGACGCATGCTATCTTGCGCTGTGCGCAGCGGAAGCGAGGAACCAGGGGCAGATACATGTGGATGTGCTATGCGGTTTTTGCCCCTGGGGGCAAAGGATGCTCATTTTTCCAGTGGGCAGAGTTtgacgatgatggtgaacCACTATGGGCGAACAAGCCCACTGAGGAGCAGGCTCCTACGTTGACCAACTTCGTAGCTTCACAGTCATCAGACGACAAGGGTAGATAA
- a CDS encoding uncharacterized protein (COG:S;~EggNog:ENOG410PYYV), giving the protein MEDIIPKPLRVIKTQSNSKHEIRSVSRSSYPSIPCRSSSLRLDSRQVSSDSSTSTTPSPPPFSDNSEPIKIRKRSRAYTISSQDRDSEGQSVSYPRGSDEKTDKQTSPETGCRKETKSRFFSGWSFKSWSSTMRRLSFDQTNGRDGSYPIISSKTYSGNGTAEKDSGPLVYPSTDFLINEKADILTPRTIPITGIDMNTATNPPIIGTGPDSIWATVNISAEASSNEPVNLGWPTPLDVVIILDIVPHIHISMLRQIVVSSLAIVSSLSIDDRFAIAYVDKDSADGFGLLLPLGVHSLDSARIAIDVFSLHQLTSQRSRKIGLQKIIQQISETVYLRDRPALCHAFFVTASPSVRLSTPAMDKGIGFHTISPHFRFPFSGFEIPSGWHIFYDINSYDADSKEAMLRHKISTAIEHMRTGVEPGVVTDLKLSLTAGDRCELQAVLEECHLDLLRPGEKWMVPVQIRVPAASIKQPLQVTDGNTICNSSHPTVDKVMTQLQNLLTDFSHEDITQHIVSARLEYRHTLLPAHNIVHLESSCTVVRDVHEFGIASLGP; this is encoded by the exons ATGGAAGACATCATACCGAAGCCCCTCCGGGTTATCAAGACGCAATCGAACTCCAAGCATGAAATCCGCTCAGTATCACGATCATCTTATCCCTCGATTCCCTGCAGAAGCTCTTCTCTACGTTTGGATTCGCGACAGGTTTCAAGCGACTCTTCAACCTCGACGACACCATCGCCACCCCCTTTTAGTGACAACTCTGAACCGATCAAGATCCGAAAAAGAAGTCGAGCCTATACAATATCAAGCCAAGATCGAGATAGTGAAGGCCAATCCGTCAGCTATCCCAGGGGTTCTGATGAA AAGACCGATAAGCAAACATCCCCAGAGACTGGCTGTCGAAAGGAGACGAAGTCCCGTTTTTTCAGTGGTTGGAGTTTCAAATCCTGGAGCTCGACAATGAGACGCCTTTCTTTCGATCAGACAAACGGTCGCGACGGCTCGTATCCGATCATTTCTTCAAAGACGTACAGCGGGAACGGTACCGCCGAGAAAGATTCAGGGCCACTTGTTTATCCCTCGACAGACTTTTTGATCAACGAGAAAGCTGATATCTTGACGCCACGGACTATTCCCATTACTGGAATCGATATGAACACTGCCACGAACCCCCCTATCATTGGCACCGGCCCTGATTCTATATGGGCTACGGTGAACATTTCTGCAGAGGCCAGTTCTAATGAGCCCGTTAATCTTGGATGGCCTACGCCTTTGGATGTTGTGATTATTTTGGACATTGT ACCTCACATACATATCAGCATGCTACGACAGATAGTCGTCAGCTCACTGGCTATTGTGTCTTCATTATCTATTGACGATCGATTTGCCATTGCCTATGTGGACAAAGATTCTGCAGACGGTTTTGGATTACTTCTTCCTCTAGGCGTGCATTCTCTGGACTCTGCCCGCATCGCAATAGATGTTTTTTCGCTCCATCAGCTCACTAGTCAACGGTCAAGAAAGATTGGGTTGCAGAAAATAATTCAGCAGATATCGGAAACTGTCTATCTTCGGGACCGACCAGCACTTTGCCATGCATTCTTCGTCACAGCCTCCCCCTCAGTTCGACTTTCCACGCCTGCCATGGACAAAGGAATCGGCTTTCATACTATATCCCCACATTTTCGATTTCCTTTCAGCGGATTCGAGATTCCTTCTGGGTGGCACATTTTCTATGATATCAATAGCTACGATGCCGATTCGAAAGAAGCCATGTTGAGACACAAGATATCGACAGCGATCGAGCACATGCGTACTGGAGTCGAACCCGGTGTTGTGACAGATCTGAAGCTGAGTCTCACTGCTGGTGATCGGTGCGAATTACAGGCTGTGTTGGAGGAGTGCCATTTGGATTTACTACGACCGGGAGAGAAATGGATGGTACCTGTTCAAATCAGAGTGCCGGCGGCTTCGATCAAACAGCCTTTACAGGTGACTGATGGAAACACTATCTGCAACAGTAGCCATCCCACTGTTGACAAAGTCATGACACAACTCCAGAATTTATTGACGGACTTCTCTCACGAGGACATCACGCAGCATATTGTGTCCGCGCGGCTCGAGTACAGGCATACATTGTTACCTGCCCACAATATCGTTCACTTGGAAAGTTCTTGCACGGTTGTACGTGATGTACATGAGTTTGGGATTGCGTCGTTGGGACCATGA
- a CDS encoding putative ubiquitin-conjugating enzyme (COG:O;~EggNog:ENOG410PIZU;~InterPro:IPR016135,IPR000608;~PFAM:PF00179) has protein sequence MSSTRLPNIPSLRKHQLLLEFAGLRHAAPPGVYVSLTPGDPTLWSSVLFVRSGPYASAVLRFQIRFPASYPDLPPLVTFSTDVFHPLIVPLTTYTFSTNASTEDPVSATDEERLPPGGFSLRHGFPHWFGRAKRSGVSTASSRAVSIQGRVPVLGEATASARESQGNDKTEFAAKGQGEDGTIEQYPEPRKTVPVAELLDYIRSTFEDESVLDSLTLEAAGNPGAWHAWRAHRGGSNIATKNDPKRGSPQTRLPGDWHWDGIWAKRVQSEVEASHSEPMLYGNSARAVGDEMIRFSRIDDASMASIKERIIPRMEEVHE, from the exons ATGTCCTCAACCAGATTGCCCAATATCCCCTCTCTGAGGAAACACCAATTGCTCCTTGAATT CGCAGGTCTGAGACATGCTGCTCCTCCTGGTGTCTACGTGAGCCTCACGCCGGGCGATCCTACGCTCTGGTCCAGCGTGCTCTTTGTTCGCTCTG GTCCCTATGCGTCAGCCGTGCTCCGTTTCCAGATTCGCTTCCCCGCCTCCTATCCTGATCTCCCACCCCTGGTGACCTTCTCTACCGACGTCTTTCATCCATTGATTGTCCCCCTTACCACCTACACCTTCAGCACGAATGCGTCGACGGAGGACCCAGTCAGCGCGACTGATGAAGAGCGTTTACCACCGGGCGGGTTCAGCCTCCGCCATGGGTTCCCGCATTGGTTCGGCAGAGCGAAGAGAAGCGGGGTTTCGACCGCGTCGTCGAGGGCGGTAAGCATCCAAGGTCGTGTTCCGGTATTGGGAGAAGCAACTGCATCGGCGAGGGAAAGTCAAGGGAACGATAAGACGGAATTTGCTGCAAAAGGTCAAGGGGAGGACGGAACAATAGAGCAATATCCTGAGCCGAGGAAGACGGTACCGGTAGCGGAATTGTTGGATTATATTCGATCGACATTTGAAGATGAGTCAGTCCTTGATTCTCTGACGCTAGAAGCTGCTGGGAATCCGGGCGCGTGGCATGCGTGGAGGGCCCATAGAGGTGGTAGTAATATTGCGACGAAGAACGACCCCAAACGAGGAAGCCCGCAGACAAGGCTCCCTGGCGACTGGCATTGGGATGGGATATGGGCCAAGCGCGTTCAGAGTGAGGTTGAGGCGAGTCACTCGGAACCCATGTTGTATGGGAATTCGGCTCGTGCAGTGGGCGATGAGATG ATTCGCTTTTCTCGCATAGATGATGCCAGTATGGCTTCGATTAAAGAGAGGATCATTCCTCGAATGGAGGAGGTACACGAATAA
- a CDS encoding putative homeobox and C2H2 transcription factor (COG:K;~EggNog:ENOG410PFTN;~InterPro:IPR008422,IPR001356,IPR009057,IPR013087;~PFAM:PF00046,PF05920;~go_function: GO:0003677 - DNA binding [Evidence IEA];~go_process: GO:0006355 - regulation of transcription, DNA-templated [Evidence IEA]): MGPPPFQFAVPRRSKCHFRAQLILGLSRFGRLVMEYFDFEGASHDSFTQDDDVASDQLELDEIDAIARQDSLMLDQSLEGLPNDPPEQDATEQQAPDAAVEPPSETGMFPIVRTKEPCDFCARMGFDCFVARRGVMQKACTCCISLYRECSFTTAKKPGKFLDTLHTVSENVDIPTGGLTGKRAMKSLTGVLTPEEMEARSKKNNARLSREAVRVLKTWLYNHREHPYPNEQEKEELKERTGLKRTQISNWLANARRRSKVRSAISASPAQDIPGQEPDMSLMTPMERWKHSPPEHEPAAKSDILRALMTTPLDPSKPRPSQPVGHVRSLSRKTGSSNDDSSLANSNRQPATGSVSSFETSHSSMSDFSFASAFSHRSSLGSFGSMERKDRRRRRKVSAPVNEFAQQKARSARIFQCTFCADSFPTKYDWQRHEKSLHLALEKWTCSPEGGTEIIDGTRRCVFCMASDPDDDHLISHDFSLCHEKMPHERTFFRKDHLNQHLRLMHNVKFHPSMDKWRSTTTEIKSRCGFCSATFTTWKERVDHLAAHFKNGADMAQWQGDWGFEPSVQSRVESAVPPYLIGHERKTPNPFKTSHAMAPSDSSFNGFSAGLKGRLDDSNCYHRLQLELTAYIHKSLAAGISPTDQMLQDESRRIIYGNDDPWNQTGADNPVWLNALKRDTGLIPNSDQIQFDNLGMQPPFAAQGGLRQPPIETNAFPRTTYQQDPYSPRASLSGFQSPALRTGRSSTAASAPGSSSGSYACSTGAFPTASNPRTSGEWGGIHSAGISSLSTPVSGSIDPFAQMEFDPQFMQQFDEGYDGLQNDLEGLTFEGLEDVGLSGGIEKLPESLDLPSFPANNEMSAPIDIPSPKQQSDIHAPDAPGMVFQYYGMGDQEMSH, encoded by the exons ATGGGACCTCCCCCCTTCCAATTTGCTGTTCCACGACGCTCAAAG TGTCATTTCAGAGCACAGTTGATTCTTGGTCTCTCTCGGTTTGGTCGATTAGTAATGGAGTACTTCGATTTCGAAGGTGCTTCCCATGACTCCTTTACCCAGGATGATGATGTGGCTTCGGATCAGCTTGAATTAGACGAAATTGACGCCATTGCTCGTCAAGATTCGCTTATGTTGGACCAATCGTTGGAGGGGCTTCCCAATGACCCTCCAGAGCAGGACGCCACTGAGCAGCAGGCCCCAGATGCTGCTGTCGAACCTCCCTCGGAGACTGGAATGTTTCCGATAGTTCGGACCAAAGAACCCTGCGATTTCTGCGCGCGGATGGGGTTCGATTGCTTTGTTGCGAGACGAGGTGTGATGCAGAAGGCCTGTACATGCTGCATCTCTCTTTACCGCGAATGCAGCTTCACGACCGCCAAAAAGCCTGGCAAGTTCCTGGACACCTTACACACTGTCTCTGAAAACGTGGACATTCCTACTGGCGGTCTAACAGGAAAGCGAGCGATGAAGTCTCTCACAGGTGTGCTGACTCCGGAAGAAATGGAAGCACGGTcgaagaagaacaacgcTCGACTGTCCCGAGAAGCGGTTCGCGTCCTGAAAACTTGGCTGTACAACCATCGCGAACATCCCTATCCGAATGAgcaggagaaagaggaattGAAGGAGCGCACGGGTTTGAAGAGGACTCAGATCTCCAACTGGCTTGCCAATGCCAGACGGCGCAGCAAGGTCCGCTCTGCAATCAGTGCCTCTCCGGCTCAAGATATTCCTGGCCAAGAACCCGACATGTCACTCATGACACCGATGGAAAGATGGAAGCATTCTCCACCAGAACATGAACCTGCCGCTAAGTCTGATATTCTTCGTGCCCTGATGACCACCCCATTGGATCCCTCCAAACCACGTCCGTCTCAGCCGGTGGGACACGTACGTTCCCTTTCTCGGAAAACTGGGTCTAGCAACGATGACTCAAGCCTTGCCAATTCCAATCGACAACCTGCAACCGGCTCTGTCAGCAGCTTCGAAACCAGTCACTCCTCTATGTCTGACTTCTCTTTCGCATCTGCTTTCTCCCACCGATCTTCCTTGGGATCCTTCGGCTCAATGGAAAGGAAAGATCGTCGGCGTCGTCGCAAGGTTTCTGCTCCCGTGAATGAATTTGCACAGCAGAAGGCCCGGAGTGCCCGTATATTCCAATGCACATTCTGTGCAGACTCCTTCCCGACAAAGTACGACTGGCAACGGCACGAAAAATCCCTTCATCTGGCTCTAGAGAAATGGACATGCTCTCCCGAAGGTGGTACTGAAATTATTGACGGTACACGTCGCTGCGTGTTCTGTATGGCCTCCGATCCGGATGATGACCATTTGATATCTCACGACTTTAGCCTGTGCCACGAAAAGATGCCCCATGAAAGGACTTTCTTTCGCAAAGACCATCTCAACCAGCACTTACGCCTGATGCACAATGTCAAATTCCATCCTTCTATGGACAAGTGGCGCAGCACTACCACAGAGATCAAGTCTCGTTGCGGATTTTGTTCGGCAACCTTCACCACTTGGAAAGAACGAGTTGACCACTTGGCAGCACATTTTAAGAACGGCGCAGACATGGCACAGTGGCAGGGCGATTGGGGCTTCGAACCATCTGTGCAAAGTCGTGTTGAGAGCGCGGTGCCGCCGTACTTGATCGGGCACGAGAGAAAGACACCGAACCCCTTTAAAACTTCGCATGCTATGGCTCCCTCAGATAGCTCATTCAATGGGTTCTCTGCAGGTCTCAAGGGCAGGCTTGATGATTCTAACTGCTATCACCGTCTTCAACTCGAACTCACAGCCTACATCCACAAGAGCCTCGCAGCTGGCATCAGTCCTACCGACCAAATGCTACAAGACGAATCTCGAAGAATTATATACGGAAACGATGATCCGTGGAACCAGACCGGTGCTGATAACCctgtctggttgaatgcacTCAAGCGCGATACTGGACTCATTCCTAACTCCGACCAAATCCAATTCGATAATCTGGGCATGCAACCACCATTTGCAGCGCAGGGTGGTTTGCGACAGCCGCCCATCGAAACCAACGCTTTTCCGAGGACAACGTACCAACAAGATCCGTACAGCCCCCGCGCCAGTTTGTCAGGCTTCCAAAGCCCAGCACTCCGGACTGGTCGATCATCTACCGCCGCAAGCGCCCCTGGGAGCTCATCCGGAAGCTATGCCTGTAGTACCGGCGCCTTTCCGACAGCGTCTAACCCCAGGACATCAGGTGAATGGGGAGGTATACACTCAGCTGGTATCTCGTCCTTGTCCACCCCCGTCAGCGGCTCCATTGACCCCTTTGCGCAAATGGAGTTTGACCCGCAATTCATGCAACAGTTTGACGAGGGCTATGATGGGCTGCAAAACGATTTGGAAGGTCTTACATTCGAGGGCCTGGAAGACGTTGGTCTTTCAGGCGGTATAGAGAAATTGCCTGAGTCTTTGGATTTGCCGTCGTTCCCTGCTAACAATGAGATGTCGGCGCCGATTGACATACCCAGTCCAAAGCAGCAATCTGATATCCATGCGCCTGATGCTCCTGGCATGGTCTTCCAATATTACGGAATGGGTGACCAGGAGATGAGCCACTAA